The Cloacibacillus sp. An23 genome segment AGATTCGTACTTCGAGCTGACAGGAAAGAGCGGATGCAGCGACAGCGCCCCGGCGCCGCGCTCCGCAGCTCCCGGGAAGGCATCCGCAGCAGTGAGCGAGCCGCTGCAATGGCAGAGGAATTTTCCCGATATGCCGAACTCCCGCGCGCATACGTATGTTTCGATTATCGCGCCGTCCGGCGTCGTGAAGAAAAGCGCTCCGCAGCCGCGCACGAGGCTTTCCAAATTTTCGTAGGCGCGCGAGCCGGTGAACTCCGCCGCCTCTCGCGCGCTTTCCTCGCTTCGGCTCCAGTAGCCCGCAAGCTCGAGGCCGCCCACGGCGAAAAATTTCCCAAGCGAGAAGCCGACCTTGCCGGCTCCGATTATCCCGATTTTCATAACATAAACCTCTCCCGCACCCGTTTCGCCTCGGGGCGCGGTTTTCATACACTAACCTTTTCTTTGCGAAAAGTCCGCGAGTAATGTGCAACGGGTTACATTTTATACGTTTTTGACTTTTAGGTAAAGCATGGGCGATTCAAGCGGACAAAGCACGGCCCTGTTTGCAAAAAGCAAGTCTGTAACGCGGAAGAGAAACATCAGGACCGTCCGACAGCGCAGCCGGCGCTTGCGGGAAGGAGCCGTGTGTATGGAATTCCGCACGCATTTTGAAACATTCAGCGAACGTGCGAAACGCCGCCGGCCGCACCTTGCGTCCGCAGTTTCGCGCGGGCGCTAAAAAGCCGCCGAGCATATCATGCGCGGCGGCTTTGCGTGTTTCGTCAGTCTCGTTATGCGCGCGGCTTACTGCGTCACGAGCGGAAGGTCGGGATTGCCGGCCCAGGCTTGGAAGCCCGCGTCGTAGCTCTGGCTCTTCTGGAAGCCAGCGTAGCGCAGGAGCATCGTGACGAAGGCGGAGCGGACTCCAGCCGTATCGTAGACGACTATTTCCGTGTCTGTGGTTATTCCGTAAGGCGCCAGCAGAGCGGCGACTTCCTCCGCGCTCTTGAAGTGTCCCTGCTCGGTGACGAAGTTTTCACGCGATATATTGATCGCTCCGGGGAGGTGTCCGGCGCGCTTTTCCTGGAACGGGCGTATCTTGCCGTTGTATTCAGGCTGAGTGCGCACGTCGATGATCGCGAGGCCGGGCTTGCCGAGGTTGTCGTTTATCCACTGGGTCGTCGCCGTGTAATTGGGAACGTATTTCTGTATGGAGAAGGCTACGGTCTGGTTCTTGACCTTGTTCTTCGCAAGCTGTCCGCCGGCCGCCTTCCACGCGCCTATGCCGCCTTCGAGTATCTTCGCGTTCTTGATTCCGGCCTGGCGGAGTATCCAGAGGGTCCATCCGCTCTGTCCCCAGCCGCCTGCGTCGCAGTAGGCGACGACGGTTTTCTTGCCGTTTATTCCGAGAGCGCCTATGCGCTTCGCCATCGTCGCCTCGGGCCAGATGACTCCCCACTGTTCGGATCCCTGCTTCGCGTTCATGTTCGCGAAGTAGGTCCACGGAGCGTTGACGGCTCCGGGGATGTGTCCGCCGAGGTAGAGGCTCTCGGGGCGCGAGTCTACGAGCACGACGTTCTTGATGTTGGTTTTAAGCCAGTCGGCGCTGACGAGTATGCTCTCTCTCGTCTCTGCCGCTCCGGCCTGCATAGCCGACGGGTTCAGAGGCCTGCCGGCCGGGACCTCGGCTGTCGCCGCGGCGGGTGCGGCGGGCTGAGCCTCAACGGCCGAAGGTATCTGGACCGTCTTGGCGGGAGCAGCCGGAGCCTCGGGCTGCGCTTCGCTTTCAGCGGCGGGCTGCGGCGCTTCGTCCCCGGCGTCCGACGCTTCGGTCGCGGCCTCTTCCTGCTGCGTCGCCGCGACTACGCCTCTATTGTTGCCGGCGTCGCCGGCCGCCTGGGCGGCCTTAGCCGCCTCCTCGCGTACTATCTGGTCGACCGCGGCCGCGGCCGGATTGGGAGCAGCGGGTTCGGCGGGCTGCTGCTGCGCGGACTGTTCGGGCTGCGCCGCGGGCGCGCTCTCTTCGGCCGCCGGGGCTTTTTCCTCGGCTTTGTCCTCAGAGACCGCTCCGCCGGTCTTTTCCTGGTTCGTCGCTTTGAACGCGTTTATCTGCGCCATTATCGAGTTCGCGCCGTCGTCCTCGGCCGCGAGCGCGAACTGCGAGCCTCCGGCTATCATCGACGCGGCGAGCATCAGCGTTAGGAGTTTCTTCATGTTACCAGTCCTTTCTTTTCATTCCCGGCCTGCGCCGGATTTTTTCGTTTCCGCCGTACGCGGGGATTATAGCACAGTAATTTGTGAGTTTTATGGAAGCTACTTCCAGTTGTCGTATATCCACTGCGCCGCGCGGCGCGCCTCGTTGAACTCCCCGGCTTCTCCGCCGCCGCGGCTTCCGCCGTCGCGTCTGAGCCGGAGCCAGTCGCCGTACTCCACGAGGACGCCGCCGTGCGCGAAGTGGTCGAAGACGAGGTCGAACTTCGGTATGCCCCAGAGCATGTCCGGGCGTATCGCGCCGGCGCCGACCAGCGCGGATGTGGCACGCTGCAAAAAGCTCTTTATCCCCTTTTTATGTCCGACGCGGAGGAGCACGGCGCGGTGCCCGCCCGTTATCGTCTCTGACACCATATTGACGGAGTCCTCGGTGCAGAATACTTCCGTAGAGAATCCGAGCATCGCGGGGATGGGGTTGAAGGCGTCCTCCGACGCTATCAGCAGATATTTGACGCAGGGCGAGTGCGAGGCGAGCGTCTTTACCATTTTCGACGCCGCGTCGCTCGTGCGGCGCGAGGTCGTTATGAAGACGTCGGCCCCGGCGTGCTGCGCAAGGTTAAGTATCTGTCCGATCTGCTTTTTCACCCATTCGGCGCTTATCTCGTAGTTAGCGTCGTCGCCGCCTATCAGCACAGACCATCTTTCCGGCGCGTCGGACGGATGGGCCGCGAGCAGCTCCTCCGCCTCTTTTTTGAGATTTTCTTTTATGACGTTGTTCGGCGAGCCGAGAGTGACGAAAACGTTCGGCTTGCGCTCGGGGTAGTCGTGTTCCGGCACTATCGCGAAGTCGAAGGGCTCGGTGCCGAGGACGCTCGGCGTCATTATCGTCGCGCAGGCGCAGCGCCAGATGTAGCCGAGCGCTATGTTATAGGGAGCTGGCGCGCTTCCGGCGGAGAGTATCAGAGCCGTGCCGGAGCCCTCCTGCACGCCGCGCTCTGCGAACCATTGTCCCACGCGGCGTATCAGCTGCTCGCCTCCGTTAGCGGAGAGCCAGTCGCGCGCGTCGCGCCTCGTGCCGCCGAGCAAGGCCTTCGACGACGATTTCGCGCGCGCTTTAGCCGCCCCCGTCAGGACAGGGACTTCGGCTTCAAGGACTTCGGCGCCGGTGAGCTTCGAGAGCCAATAGGCTACGCCGCGGCTCTGGTTGACGTGTCCGCGGATGCCTTCGCTGAGTATGACGATCACCTTGAGCGCGTCGCCGGGCTTCATTTTTCTTCGTTCTTCCTCTGCGCGAATATCCTGCGCGCTTCTTCAAGGTCTTCGAGCGTGTTTACGTTCGGCCCTTCCGACGGATATTTCGTCGGGATTACCGCCATCGAGTAGCCGTGTTCGAGGATGCGGAGCTGTTCGAGGCTCTCCGTCTGCATCAGCGGCGTCGGCGGCAGCGCGACGAATTTGAGCAGAAATTCTTTCGTGAAGGCGTATATGCCGAGGTGTTCCCACACAGGGCAGCCGGCCGAATTTCTCGGATACGGTATCGGCGAGCGGCTGAAGTAGAGCGCGCGCCCGTTCTGCGCGCGGACTACCTTGACGATGTTCGGATTGCGGAAATCCTCTTCGTTCGTTATCGGCACGCAGACCGTCGCCGAGTCCGCGTCCGGGTCGGCTATGAGGCCGTGCGCTAGCTCGCCGAGCATTCGCGGGTCGAGCATAGGCTCGTCTCCCTGTATGTTGATTACGTAGTCCGTGTCGATTTTCGCGGCTATCTCGGCCGCGCGGCTCGAGCCGTCTGGATGGTCCGCGCGCGTCATGGCGACGTCGCCGCCGAATTTTTCCGCGGCGTCGTATATCCTGTGGTCGTCGGTCGCGATTATGACGCGGAAGAAGACGCCGGACGCGCATGCGCGGCGGTAGACGTGTTCGAGCATCGTCTTGCCGCCTATTTCGAGAAGCGGCTTTCCGGGAAGGCGCGACGACGCGTAGCGCGCGGGGATGACTCCGAGTATTTTAGGCTGGGTCATCTTAGCGCGCGGCTTTCCATTCGCGGAACTTCCGCAGCATCTTGTCGCGGTCGAGCGGGCGGACGTTTTTCACTATCCACTCGCGCATCGCTTTGCCGTCCTCCGTCTCCTGCTTGTAGCTCATGAAGGAGAGCTCTATGCCGAGGGCGTCCGCTATGCGCAGAGCGAAGACGGGCCATATCATGCCGATGTCTCCGATGACCGGCAGGCTCCCTTCGTGGCGCGCGAAGGCGGACATTTCCATGCGGAACGGGATTTTCGAGATTTTCGTCTTGGGCAGCCCCTTGTCGATGGCCTCCTGTATCATCGCGCTCGACTTCTGGAGGTCCTGCGCACGGCGCAGGTTCTCGTCGAGGTCGAAGCGGACGAGCGTCTTGTTTTTCAGGCTGTATACGCGCTGTCCCTGCCACCACGACCAGATGCCGTGGCCGGTGTATGTCTCGAACGGGCCGTCGTGTATCTCCTGCGTGAGCGCGACCGCAGACTCGATTATCACGTCGGCGGAGCCGAGCATGTCCGCGATGCGGCGTGAGCGCTCCGCTACCGGGATACTGTCGCCGACGGAGAGGCCGATGTGTCCGCCGCCGACCATCTGCGGTATTGTGACGAGCACGGGGACGCCGCGCTCCGCGCCGGCGCCGAGCATCGTGCGCGGGTCGCAGCCCCAGCCGGCGACGGTCTCGAAGGGCAGGCCGCACTGGCGGCAGAGCGAGAGTATCTCCTCCGCGAGCTTCTCCGTGCGAAGCCCCATCGGGTAGGCCATGTTCGCCGCGGCCTTGATGACCATGTGCCCCTCCGCGTCGTGACGCTTGGCGAGCAGTTCGCGGTCGAGTATCATTTCTTTTGAAAGTTCGCCGAGCTCTTCGTCGCTCATATCGGTGAACTCAAAGACGTTGCCGCGCGGCATTTTCTCCTCGTCCATGCCGAGCTGCGCCGCGCCGCACATCTTGACGCGGTCAAGCGCGCCGCCCATCTCATGGTTTACGACGGCGGAGCTGGTCGTTACGCCGTCGACGACGCCCTTGCTTATAAGTTCGGCTATCAGCGTCGTCACGCCCT includes the following:
- a CDS encoding rhodanese-like domain-containing protein → MKKLLTLMLAASMIAGGSQFALAAEDDGANSIMAQINAFKATNQEKTGGAVSEDKAEEKAPAAEESAPAAQPEQSAQQQPAEPAAPNPAAAAVDQIVREEAAKAAQAAGDAGNNRGVVAATQQEEAATEASDAGDEAPQPAAESEAQPEAPAAPAKTVQIPSAVEAQPAAPAAATAEVPAGRPLNPSAMQAGAAETRESILVSADWLKTNIKNVVLVDSRPESLYLGGHIPGAVNAPWTYFANMNAKQGSEQWGVIWPEATMAKRIGALGINGKKTVVAYCDAGGWGQSGWTLWILRQAGIKNAKILEGGIGAWKAAGGQLAKNKVKNQTVAFSIQKYVPNYTATTQWINDNLGKPGLAIIDVRTQPEYNGKIRPFQEKRAGHLPGAINISRENFVTEQGHFKSAEEVAALLAPYGITTDTEIVVYDTAGVRSAFVTMLLRYAGFQKSQSYDAGFQAWAGNPDLPLVTQ
- a CDS encoding ELM1/GtrOC1 family putative glycosyltransferase, encoding MKPGDALKVIVILSEGIRGHVNQSRGVAYWLSKLTGAEVLEAEVPVLTGAAKARAKSSSKALLGGTRRDARDWLSANGGEQLIRRVGQWFAERGVQEGSGTALILSAGSAPAPYNIALGYIWRCACATIMTPSVLGTEPFDFAIVPEHDYPERKPNVFVTLGSPNNVIKENLKKEAEELLAAHPSDAPERWSVLIGGDDANYEISAEWVKKQIGQILNLAQHAGADVFITTSRRTSDAASKMVKTLASHSPCVKYLLIASEDAFNPIPAMLGFSTEVFCTEDSVNMVSETITGGHRAVLLRVGHKKGIKSFLQRATSALVGAGAIRPDMLWGIPKFDLVFDHFAHGGVLVEYGDWLRLRRDGGSRGGGEAGEFNEARRAAQWIYDNWK
- the kdsB gene encoding 3-deoxy-manno-octulosonate cytidylyltransferase; the encoded protein is MTQPKILGVIPARYASSRLPGKPLLEIGGKTMLEHVYRRACASGVFFRVIIATDDHRIYDAAEKFGGDVAMTRADHPDGSSRAAEIAAKIDTDYVINIQGDEPMLDPRMLGELAHGLIADPDADSATVCVPITNEEDFRNPNIVKVVRAQNGRALYFSRSPIPYPRNSAGCPVWEHLGIYAFTKEFLLKFVALPPTPLMQTESLEQLRILEHGYSMAVIPTKYPSEGPNVNTLEDLEEARRIFAQRKNEEK